One stretch of Bombus affinis isolate iyBomAffi1 chromosome 4, iyBomAffi1.2, whole genome shotgun sequence DNA includes these proteins:
- the LOC126915126 gene encoding RISC-loading complex subunit TARBP2-like, translated as MDKTPVSILHEIMAKNLVMPNYELIHDGGGTHINTFTYRVTCEGLTATGIGRSKKDAKHEAAKAMLEAIAAHRGHLQLPASPAQSSVRTPLPPTIPEVKRTPPDVPFINAVGALQDLCIENNLQEPKYKQINEVGPPHAKIFSIQCTVTTFKETGVARTKKQAKQEAAKKMLDKINELTNGLNIGTDKELDERKDHSQIAKARYPALSRLPTSRKINLGVKISEYHLQFKNLFDTEMQKELTEKFTSIISQNESHISEDFVEDLLNKLQDVLAIMGLDVTTSVFPSILEKFVVTMRIDTSPSIVEFAIGDTKAEAQMHTIIKLIKTLILLLK; from the exons ATGGATAAAACACCAGTATCTATTTTACATGAAATAATGGCAAAAAATCTAGTAATGCCTAATTATGAGCTTATACATGATGGAGGAGGCACGCATATAAATACTTTTACATATCGGGTAACATGTGAAGGTCTTACTGCTACTGGTATTGGACGTTCTAAAAAGGATGCAAAGCATGAAGCTGCAAAGGCAATGTTAGAAGCTATTGCAGCACATAGAGGTCATCTACAATTACCAGCATCGCCAGCACAATCTTCTGTAAGAACCCCTTTACCACCAACAATTCCTGAGGTAAAAAGAACTCCACCAGATGTACCATTTATTAATGCAGTTGGTGCTTTACAA GATTTATGTATTGAAAACAATTTACAAGAACCTAAGTATAAGCAAATTAATGAGGTTGGACCTCcacatgcaaaaatatttagTATTCAATGCACAGTAACAACTTTTAAAGAGACTGGTGTTGCAAGAACAAAAAAGCAAGCTAAACAGGAGGCTGCTAAAAAGATGTTAGATAAAATAAACGAATTGACAAATGGCTTAAACATCGGAACTGATAAAGAATTAGATGAAAGGAAAGATCATAGTCAAATTGCTAAAGCTCGATATCCTGCACTTTCAAGGTTACCTACAtctagaaaaattaatttaggTGTTAAGATATCAGAGTATcatttacagtttaagaatttGTTTGATACTGAAATGCAGAAAGAACTAACTGAAAAATTCACATCTATTATTTCACAAAATGAAAGTCATATTTCTGAAGATTTTGTAGAAGATCTGCTAAACAAATTACAAGATGTCTTGGCAATCATGGGGTTAGATGTAACAACTTCAGTATTTCCTTCAATTCTGGAGAAATTCGTTGTAACTATGAGAATAGATACGTCTCCTAGTATTGTTGAATTTGCAATAGGAGATACAAAAGCAGAAGCTCAAATGCatacaataataaaattgattaaaacTTTGATACTTCTTTTAAAATAA
- the LOC126915541 gene encoding ribosome-recycling factor, mitochondrial — protein MNLSFLKNCIIELKIISKHVRCLHFLGSSRNVLMSSTNTCTNLYDFSPKLYNINKFFTGDILLKSKDRPSNKKSVIHVNLNEISDIVKVERMMSQFDGAIERYKDEMVKNLAVRTRVGAVEELTITFEDEEHNLEELVDINRKPNMVLLNASAFPQIIPNILEALSKSNMNLNPQQDGTTIYIPLPKVTKEHRECLAKTAKQYFVKCKNIICDIRNEHIRDLKKKEGLPKDLTFKAESYVSALQKQYVNKAEELLKAKQKELLGES, from the exons ATGAATTTGAGCTTTTTGAAAAATTGCATTATAGAATTGAAAATTATATCAAAACATGTTAGATGTTTACATTTCTTGGGAAGTTCCAGAAATGTTTTAATGTCATCAACAAATACATGTACTAATTTGTACGATTTTTCACCcaaattgtataatataaataagttTTTTACTGGTGATATATTGTTAAAAAGTAAAGACCGACCTAGCAATAAAAAATCAGTGATACATGTTAATCTTAATGAAATATCTGACATTGTAAAGGTAGAACGTATGATGTCACAATTTGATGGAGCAATTGAAAGATATAAAGATGAAATGGTAAAAAACTTAGCTGTACGTACAAGAGTAGGTGCTGTTGAAGAGTTGACTATAACATTCGAAGATGAAGAACATAATCTTGAAGAGCTTGTAGATATTAATCGAAAACCTAATATGGTATTGCTCAATGCATCTGCATTTCCACAAATAATCCCAAATATTTTAGAAGCTTTATCAAAATCGAATATGAATTTAAATCCACAACAAGATGGTACAACAATTTATATTCCATTACCTAA agTTACAAAAGAACATAGAGAATGTTTGGCAAAAACAGCAAAACAATACTTTGTTAAGtgcaaaaatattatttgtgaTATAAGAAACGAACATATTAGagacttgaaaaaaaaagaaggtttACCAAAAGATTTAACATTTAAAGCTGAAAGTTATGTAAGTGCTCTACAAAAACAATATGTAAATAAAGCGGAAGAACTGTTGAAAGCAAAACAGAAAGAACTTTTAGGTGAATCATAA
- the LOC126915545 gene encoding LOW QUALITY PROTEIN: uncharacterized protein LOC126915545 (The sequence of the model RefSeq protein was modified relative to this genomic sequence to represent the inferred CDS: substituted 3 bases at 3 genomic stop codons), protein METISDPYQRHLFNDDSIFNVYNEESTNLTVGVPGPDLLQNCLEIGKNLIHYEEEKKEGKYYLFQYGITAGLWECREELTRFLSRRYGDAVKRENLILTCGASHGLQLLLNTILSPNGIIFVEEVTYMTALDAFRQFPLMKIVAAKXXKNILDEFEKMIVEEKRNGNFLTNEQKIFWAMFYTIPTFHNPTGSTLPPDKLQLIQNCKHLVEIAXKSSILIACDDIYNLLYYGDGLPPHRLFCYDKQTDPEYKAGNIVSNGSFSKIFSSAFRFGWIECSPRIAKIFRLSGILCNGGAVNHYVSGVVTSLLQLNLQDNYLDKLTQIYKEQLSILCNVLDYYLPRCCSYKKPEGGYFVWIHLPLEINAADFIQWCQKKYKVSAIPGILFSYSGKSHNYLRLSISFHRKEVLKTATKSLCEALLNYVRKNIDYK, encoded by the exons ATGGAAACAATAAGTGATCCTTATCAGAGACATCTTTTCAACGATGATTCTATATTTAATGTCTACAATGAAGAATCAACAAACTTAACAGTCGGTGTTCCCGGTCCTGACTTGCTCCAAAACTGTCTAGAGATTGGTAAAAACTTAATACATTAC gaagaagaaaagaaagaaggaaagtatTATCTGTTTCAATATGGCATCACAGCAGGCTTATGGGAGTGTCGCGAAGAATTGACAAGATTTTTGAGCAGACGTTACGGCGATGCTGTGAAAcgggaaaatttaattttaacatGCGGAGCTTCGCATGGTTTACAACTTTTGTTAAATACCATTCTTTCACCAAACGGGATAATTTTTGTAGAAGAAGTTACTTACATGACAGCATTAGACGCTTTCAGACAATTTCCATTAATGAAAATAGTCGCAG ctaaataatgaaaaaatattttagatgAATTTGAAAAAATGATTGTGGAAGAAAAACGCAATGGTAATTTTTTAACGAATGAGCAAAAAATATTCTGGGCTATGTTTTACACGATTCCCACTTTTCATAATCCGACTGGATCAACTTTACCACCTGATAAGTTACAATTGATAC aaaattgtaaGCATCTTGTTGAAATAGCATGAAAAAGTTCTATATTAATAGCTTGTgacgatatatataatttactgTATTATGGAGACGGTTTACCGCCACATCGATTATTTTGCTATGATAAACAAACGGATCCTGAGTATAAAGCTGGCAATATTGTATCAAATGGATCGTTTTCAAAAATTTTTTCTTCCGCATTTCGCTTTGGATGGATCGAATGTAGTCCACGAATTGCTAAAATCTTTAGACTTTC AGGAATCTTGTGCAATGGTGGCGCAGTTAATCATTACGTTTCCGGTGTTGTTACAAGTTTACTACAGCTAAATCTTCAAGATAATTATCTCGATAAATTAACTCaaatatataag GAACAGCTATCAATATTATGTAATGTATTGGACTACTATTTACCACGATGCTGTTCATATAAAAAACCAGAAGGTGGTTACTTTGTATGGATTCATCTTCCTTTAG aaATAAATGCCGCTGATTTTATTCAATGGTGTCAGAAAAAATACAAAGTATCCGCCATACCAGGGATACTATTCTCATATTCAGGGAAATCTCATAATTATCTTCGACTTAGCATAAGTTTTCATAGAAAAGAAGTTTTAAAAACTGCTACAAAATCACTTTGCGAAGCTCTTTTAAACTATGTTAGAAAAAATATTGACTATAAATGA